A genomic window from Alkalihalobacillus sp. AL-G includes:
- the ccpA gene encoding catabolite control protein A, translated as MNSNTTIYDVAREAGVSMATVSRVVNGNPNVKPATRKKVLDAIERLGYRPNAVARGLASKKTTTVGVIIPDISSIFFAELARGIEDIATMYKYNIILCNSDQNKEKEIHLLNTLLGKQVDGIVFMGGKITEEHVEEFKSSPVPIVLAATVSPDEEIPTVNINYQEAARDAIQLLIERGHTSIGMVSGPLEDPINGYHKFSGYRTALENANFELNEDHVFIGDYTYDSGLEAAEKFLQLKEKPSAVFVGTDEMALGVIHGMQDKGVHVPEDIEVIGFDNTRLASMVRPTLTTVVQPMYDIGAVAMRLLTKFMNNETVSERTVVLPHRIQLRDSTK; from the coding sequence ATGAACAGTAATACAACTATATATGATGTTGCGCGTGAAGCAGGGGTATCAATGGCTACCGTTTCGCGTGTCGTAAATGGAAACCCGAATGTTAAACCAGCTACCCGAAAAAAAGTGCTTGATGCCATTGAACGACTTGGATATCGTCCAAACGCAGTGGCTCGAGGGCTTGCAAGCAAGAAAACAACCACAGTCGGAGTGATCATTCCGGATATATCCAGTATCTTTTTTGCTGAGCTTGCTCGAGGTATTGAAGATATCGCAACGATGTATAAATACAACATTATCCTTTGTAATTCAGATCAAAACAAGGAGAAGGAAATCCATCTTCTGAATACACTTTTAGGAAAACAAGTAGACGGAATCGTATTTATGGGTGGAAAAATAACCGAAGAGCATGTTGAAGAATTCAAGAGCTCTCCTGTACCGATTGTCCTTGCAGCTACCGTTTCACCTGATGAGGAGATTCCAACGGTTAATATCAACTATCAAGAAGCGGCTCGAGATGCGATTCAATTGTTGATTGAACGTGGTCATACCTCCATCGGAATGGTGTCTGGACCACTTGAAGACCCGATCAACGGCTATCATAAATTTTCTGGTTACAGAACTGCCCTGGAAAATGCGAATTTTGAGCTTAACGAGGATCATGTGTTCATTGGTGATTACACGTATGATTCAGGACTTGAAGCGGCAGAAAAGTTTTTACAGTTAAAAGAAAAGCCTTCAGCTGTTTTTGTTGGTACTGATGAAATGGCTCTTGGCGTTATTCATGGAATGCAGGATAAAGGGGTCCATGTTCCAGAGGATATTGAAGTAATAGGCTTTGATAATACGAGGCTTGCTTCGATGGTTCGTCCCACTTTGACTACTGTCGTTCAACCAATGTATGATATCGGTGCTGTAGCAATGCGCCTATTGACAAAGTTTATGAACAATGAAACCGTTAGTGAACGCACAGTGGTTTTACCACACAGAATCCAGTTACGGGATTCAACGAAATAA
- a CDS encoding bifunctional 3-deoxy-7-phosphoheptulonate synthase/chorismate mutase produces MSNQELDRLRKQIDHINLELVELLNKRAEIVQEIGHVKKKQGINRFEPVRERIMLDMIAEHNQGPFETPTLHHLFKQIFKAGLELQEDDHSRTLLVSRKNQPENSIIDVLGETIGDGKQRIISGPCAVESYDQVDSVAEAVKKQGVKLLRGGAFKPRTSPYDFQGLGMEGLKILKEVAKKHDLAVVSEIVNPADLEEAIEYVDVIQIGARNMHNFELLKEAGKGNKPVLLKRGLAATISEFMNAAEYIMSKGNGRIILCERGIRTYENATRNTLDISAVPILKQETHLPVFVDVTHSTGRRDLLLPTAKASLAIGADGVMAEVHPDPAVALSDAAQQMDINQFNEFVEKLRETNSSLV; encoded by the coding sequence ATGAGCAATCAAGAATTAGATCGGCTACGTAAACAAATCGATCACATCAATTTGGAATTGGTTGAGCTTTTAAATAAGCGAGCAGAAATTGTGCAGGAAATCGGTCATGTTAAAAAGAAGCAAGGAATAAATCGCTTCGAACCGGTTCGTGAACGAATCATGCTCGATATGATAGCAGAACACAATCAAGGTCCATTCGAAACGCCTACCCTTCATCATTTATTTAAACAAATTTTCAAGGCTGGACTAGAGCTGCAGGAGGATGATCATAGCAGAACCTTGCTCGTCTCTAGAAAAAATCAGCCTGAGAACTCCATTATCGATGTACTAGGTGAGACGATCGGCGATGGGAAGCAACGAATTATTTCAGGTCCTTGCGCTGTTGAATCCTATGACCAGGTGGATTCGGTTGCCGAAGCAGTGAAAAAGCAAGGTGTAAAGCTCTTACGAGGAGGAGCATTTAAACCCCGCACTTCCCCATATGATTTTCAAGGGCTAGGTATGGAAGGGCTGAAAATCCTGAAGGAAGTAGCAAAAAAGCATGACCTTGCCGTTGTAAGTGAAATTGTAAATCCAGCAGATCTTGAAGAGGCGATTGAATATGTTGATGTGATCCAAATCGGCGCACGTAACATGCATAACTTCGAGCTTTTAAAGGAAGCAGGGAAAGGAAATAAGCCTGTTCTCTTAAAGAGAGGATTAGCAGCGACGATCTCTGAATTCATGAATGCTGCAGAATATATCATGTCAAAAGGAAACGGCCGAATCATTCTCTGTGAACGTGGGATCCGCACTTATGAAAATGCAACACGAAACACCCTGGACATCTCCGCAGTTCCAATCCTTAAACAGGAGACACATCTTCCGGTTTTTGTAGATGTAACCCATTCAACGGGAAGACGGGATCTTTTATTGCCGACTGCAAAAGCTTCACTTGCAATTGGTGCTGACGGAGTTATGGCAGAGGTTCATCCAGATCCAGCAGTTGCTTTATCGGATGCTGCTCAGCAGATGGATATCAACCAATTTAATGAATTTGTTGAAAAGCTTAGAGAAACGAATTCAAGCCTTGTTTAG
- a CDS encoding DUF948 domain-containing protein, with the protein MEIILYLSVALIAIAFTVLVVFISRTLKSLQHTLTNVAHTLDGLEKQLDGVTKETTELLHKTNRLAEDVQQKSESLNSVFNGVKDIGDSISNVSHSVKTVSGRIAREGERQSETVTQVLQWSNAVLDVWEKWKRKNRKIEETSN; encoded by the coding sequence ATGGAAATAATCTTGTATTTAAGTGTTGCACTTATCGCAATAGCATTCACTGTACTGGTCGTTTTTATTTCGAGAACATTAAAGTCCCTTCAGCATACCCTGACCAACGTTGCGCATACACTCGATGGTCTTGAAAAGCAACTGGATGGTGTGACGAAGGAAACCACAGAGCTCTTACATAAAACCAATCGACTTGCAGAGGATGTTCAGCAAAAATCAGAATCACTCAATTCTGTATTTAATGGTGTAAAAGATATTGGGGATAGTATTTCCAATGTCAGTCATTCCGTTAAGACGGTATCCGGCCGTATTGCTAGGGAAGGGGAACGGCAGTCTGAAACGGTAACACAGGTCCTTCAATGGAGTAATGCAGTTTTGGATGTATGGGAAAAGTGGAAGCGCAAGAACAGAAAAATAGAAGAGACATCAAATTAA
- the ytxJ gene encoding bacillithiol system redox-active protein YtxJ, with the protein MKKISTWGEFTSIDGNQPFYFLKNSTTCPISQSAFEEVEHFSEDHPNSPVYFLNVQDSRELSNRIAEHFKVKHESPQLFLISNDQVLHHDSHWKITYSALEEINQKMNSST; encoded by the coding sequence ATGAAAAAAATATCAACATGGGGAGAATTCACTTCCATCGATGGAAATCAACCATTTTATTTCCTGAAGAACAGTACAACATGTCCAATTAGTCAATCGGCATTCGAAGAGGTTGAGCATTTCTCAGAGGATCATCCGAATTCACCTGTATATTTCCTGAATGTACAAGACTCACGAGAATTATCTAATCGGATCGCCGAACACTTTAAGGTCAAACACGAATCTCCTCAGCTTTTTCTGATTTCGAATGACCAGGTACTTCATCACGATTCGCACTGGAAAATCACGTACTCCGCTTTAGAAGAGATCAATCAAAAAATGAATAGCTCAACATAG
- a CDS encoding acetoin utilization protein AcuC, translating to MTRPVFVYSDELLDYKFSNKHPFNPLRLKLTYELLKDAGILPDEQIVKPRKATDEEIALIHSEEYINAVKQAGKGILPETQASSYGLNTEDTPTFPNMHEASAWLVGGTLTAVENVFERSAKQALSLGGGLHHGFRGKASGFCIYNDSSIAIEYMKQKYNARVLYIDTDAHHGDGVQWAFYDDPNVCTFSVHETGRYLFPGTGNVSEKGAGKGYGLSFNIPLDAFTEDDSWIPILEVAIDEIARYFKPDVIISQNGVDAHYWDPLTHLSATMKSYKTIPQIVKKAAIQHAKGRWIAVGGGGYDIWRVVPRAWSLLWAEMNGIDLNGPLPKAWLVKWQSRTSLELPQSWEDPDALYSPIPRKKEICEKNHLMLTRALQHIRNERRSV from the coding sequence ATGACCCGACCTGTTTTTGTGTATTCAGACGAATTGTTAGACTATAAATTCAGTAACAAACACCCTTTCAATCCACTTAGACTGAAATTAACTTATGAACTATTGAAGGATGCTGGTATTCTTCCTGACGAGCAGATCGTAAAACCGAGAAAAGCAACCGATGAGGAGATCGCTCTTATCCATAGCGAGGAATACATTAATGCTGTTAAACAGGCTGGAAAAGGTATTCTCCCTGAAACACAGGCTTCAAGCTATGGACTAAATACAGAGGATACTCCGACTTTTCCGAATATGCACGAAGCGAGTGCATGGCTGGTAGGAGGAACCCTTACTGCAGTTGAAAATGTATTCGAACGGAGCGCAAAGCAAGCCCTCAGCCTTGGTGGTGGGCTCCATCACGGTTTTCGCGGTAAAGCATCCGGATTTTGCATTTATAATGACAGCTCCATCGCAATTGAGTATATGAAGCAAAAATACAATGCGCGTGTCTTGTACATTGATACAGATGCACACCATGGAGATGGTGTACAGTGGGCTTTTTATGATGATCCAAATGTTTGTACGTTTTCGGTACATGAAACGGGACGATATTTATTCCCTGGTACGGGTAATGTATCTGAAAAAGGTGCAGGTAAAGGCTATGGACTGTCGTTTAACATTCCTTTGGATGCATTTACAGAGGACGATTCCTGGATTCCGATTTTAGAGGTAGCGATCGATGAAATTGCGCGATATTTCAAGCCTGACGTGATCATTAGTCAAAACGGAGTAGATGCCCATTACTGGGACCCATTAACTCATTTATCAGCAACTATGAAATCGTATAAGACAATTCCTCAGATTGTAAAAAAGGCAGCGATTCAGCATGCAAAAGGAAGATGGATTGCCGTTGGTGGAGGAGGCTATGATATTTGGCGTGTTGTCCCTCGTGCATGGTCTTTATTATGGGCGGAAATGAATGGCATCGACCTCAATGGACCTCTTCCGAAGGCATGGCTTGTTAAGTGGCAATCACGTACCTCATTGGAACTGCCGCAATCATGGGAGGATCCAGATGCACTTTACTCACCTATTCCAAGAAAAAAGGAAATTTGCGAGAAGAACCATCTTATGCTAACACGCGCACTTCAGCATATCCGCAATGAGCGACGATCGGTATAA
- a CDS encoding transglycosylase domain-containing protein, producing MKYISTFMDKVKNFMKVLDEKNVFKISRITGKVMWNLFLIFIVLGVAGGFFATGVGAGYFASLVKDEPIRSYDEMRTDIYNYTETSKIYFNDGTLLGNLRSDVIRQEVDIKDISPHIKNAVIATEDQYFNEHKGIVPKAIARAIFQEVTGAAVQTGGSTLTQQLVKNQILTNEVSFDRKAKEMLLALRLERYFDKDEILEAYLNVVPFGRNASGRNIAGIQAAAQGIFGVDAKDLNLPQAAYIAGLPQSPFGYTPFTNGGGLKEDLQPGLDRMKTVLSRMNDAGYISDQKYKKAIAYDVTKDFAKNTPSPFEAYPWLTMEIERRATDIMKVQLAKEDGKKYSELTPTEKESYNNAADLVLRKEGFKIHTTIHKKIHDGFQHAKAQVPYGPNRIEPSTGQEEIEDIGAMLMDNKTGAILAFVGGRDYQQENLNHATQAVRQNGSTMKPLLVYAPAMEMGIIQPGSIIPDTKFTYYGGPSPWPVTNYGFGYHGLVTARKALQWSYNIPAARTYVKMDPLRATENLFEMGFTTILEEERYNRALSLGGATNGVTVEETTNAFSTFANGGQFKDAFMIERIVSKNGDVLFEHKSKPVEVFSPQTSYLTYDMLRTVFNSGTGASANSFLKFNSDWAGKTGTSQKTRDAWFMATNPNVTLGLWMGYDTPKTLSDSHHGSHTRRSIRIWAALANAAYDVNPELMDPSGRIPRPGGITTASFCAISGKLPSELCKEAGLVRTDLFNVKFLPKEEDDSLQRVNYVVNSEGDKFKALEGTPKAFTAEGIMIKEDYFEDIDLEDIIQDDWENIIGEDELKDNGKAPGAVSIKKSGAALTWGASGENDVVGYRIYRAANGTTDFKAIGQVVGGNETSFKISGGNFTYIVRAVDIAGKESANSNSVKVGEDPPPPDEGKPDEPGDPPPGEGEPDEPVEPPLPPPPKEEEGTQTESNQE from the coding sequence ATGAAATACATATCCACTTTCATGGATAAAGTGAAGAATTTCATGAAGGTTTTAGACGAAAAAAACGTCTTTAAAATAAGCCGGATTACCGGTAAGGTCATGTGGAATCTGTTCTTAATATTCATCGTGCTAGGAGTAGCGGGAGGATTTTTTGCAACCGGGGTTGGTGCAGGATATTTTGCTTCTCTTGTAAAAGATGAACCCATTCGAAGCTATGATGAGATGAGAACCGATATTTACAATTACACAGAGACGAGTAAAATCTACTTTAACGATGGAACATTACTTGGGAATCTTCGTTCGGATGTCATTCGCCAAGAGGTAGACATAAAGGATATTTCACCACATATCAAAAATGCGGTGATCGCTACGGAGGATCAGTATTTCAATGAACATAAAGGTATTGTTCCAAAAGCGATTGCTCGTGCTATTTTTCAAGAAGTGACAGGAGCTGCTGTTCAAACTGGTGGTAGTACACTGACACAACAGCTTGTTAAAAATCAAATCTTGACGAATGAGGTTTCTTTCGATCGGAAAGCGAAGGAAATGCTGCTTGCGTTACGGCTTGAGCGTTATTTTGACAAAGATGAGATTCTAGAAGCTTACTTGAATGTCGTCCCATTCGGCCGAAACGCATCCGGTCGCAATATTGCTGGAATACAAGCCGCTGCCCAAGGGATATTCGGCGTGGATGCCAAGGATTTGAACTTGCCGCAAGCAGCTTATATTGCCGGGCTTCCTCAAAGTCCATTTGGCTATACACCGTTTACGAATGGAGGCGGATTGAAGGAAGATCTTCAACCTGGACTCGATCGGATGAAAACCGTTTTATCGAGAATGAATGATGCAGGTTATATAAGCGATCAAAAGTATAAAAAAGCAATAGCCTATGATGTGACAAAAGACTTTGCGAAAAATACGCCAAGTCCGTTTGAAGCATATCCGTGGTTGACAATGGAGATTGAACGACGCGCAACGGACATCATGAAAGTCCAGCTGGCGAAGGAAGATGGGAAAAAGTATTCTGAATTGACTCCAACGGAAAAGGAAAGCTATAACAATGCAGCTGATCTCGTATTACGGAAGGAAGGCTTTAAAATCCATACGACAATCCACAAGAAAATACATGATGGATTCCAGCATGCAAAGGCACAAGTACCCTATGGACCGAACCGAATCGAACCATCAACTGGTCAAGAGGAAATCGAAGACATAGGTGCAATGCTGATGGATAATAAGACCGGTGCAATACTCGCCTTTGTCGGTGGTCGGGATTATCAACAAGAAAACCTGAACCATGCGACTCAAGCCGTACGTCAAAATGGTTCAACGATGAAGCCGCTGCTTGTATACGCACCTGCAATGGAAATGGGGATCATTCAACCAGGATCGATCATTCCAGATACAAAGTTCACCTATTACGGTGGGCCATCACCGTGGCCAGTTACAAACTACGGATTTGGCTATCACGGGCTTGTAACTGCCCGGAAAGCGTTACAGTGGTCTTATAACATACCAGCTGCGAGAACTTATGTGAAAATGGACCCGCTAAGAGCAACAGAAAACCTTTTTGAGATGGGTTTTACGACCATTCTTGAAGAAGAAAGATACAACCGTGCCCTTTCGCTCGGTGGCGCAACCAATGGGGTAACCGTCGAAGAAACCACAAATGCATTTTCAACATTTGCAAATGGCGGTCAATTCAAGGATGCGTTTATGATTGAAAGGATCGTTTCAAAAAATGGCGATGTCTTATTTGAACATAAATCAAAGCCGGTGGAAGTCTTTTCTCCGCAAACATCGTATTTAACATACGATATGCTGAGAACAGTATTCAACAGTGGAACAGGTGCAAGTGCAAATTCATTTTTAAAATTCAATTCTGACTGGGCCGGAAAAACCGGGACATCCCAGAAAACGCGTGATGCTTGGTTTATGGCTACGAATCCGAATGTCACACTCGGCTTGTGGATGGGTTACGATACACCTAAGACACTCTCTGATAGCCATCACGGCTCACATACAAGACGGAGTATCCGAATATGGGCAGCACTTGCAAATGCAGCCTATGATGTTAATCCAGAATTGATGGATCCAAGCGGTAGAATTCCGCGTCCGGGTGGTATTACGACGGCATCCTTCTGTGCGATTTCTGGAAAATTGCCATCTGAATTGTGTAAAGAAGCTGGACTCGTTAGAACAGACCTCTTCAATGTCAAATTCTTGCCGAAAGAAGAAGACGATAGTCTCCAACGCGTCAATTACGTTGTCAATTCTGAAGGTGATAAGTTCAAGGCATTAGAAGGAACTCCTAAAGCATTTACTGCTGAAGGAATTATGATTAAGGAAGATTATTTTGAAGATATCGATCTTGAGGACATCATCCAAGACGATTGGGAGAATATCATTGGTGAAGATGAACTAAAAGATAACGGAAAAGCGCCTGGTGCTGTTTCTATTAAGAAAAGCGGGGCTGCCCTTACTTGGGGAGCATCTGGAGAAAATGATGTAGTGGGTTATCGAATTTACCGCGCTGCGAACGGTACGACTGACTTTAAGGCGATAGGTCAGGTAGTTGGCGGTAATGAAACCAGCTTCAAGATCTCTGGTGGAAACTTCACCTACATCGTGCGTGCTGTGGATATAGCCGGGAAAGAATCCGCGAACAGTAATTCTGTAAAAGTTGGCGAGGATCCACCTCCACCGGATGAGGGTAAGCCGGACGAACCGGGTGATCCGCCTCCTGGAGAAGGTGAACCTGACGAACCAGTTGAACCACCTCTTCCGCCACCGCCAAAAGAGGAAGAAGGAACACAAACTGAATCGAACCAGGAGTAA
- a CDS encoding acetoin utilization AcuB family protein has product MKVEAMMNRKVVTVSEKATIEEGKQQMKQHRIRHLPVVDDDLKLIGIVSDRDLIEWKNTGNESDPASALIESVMTRNVITAHPREFIEELLSIFYDERIGCIPVVEDQHVVGIITERDMLYTLIQLTGAHQPSSQIEVSVDNIAGKLAEVTAVIKKHHVNITSVLVYPGEIELTKVLVLRVQTMNPKVIIESLRAEGYNVLWPAVPGERL; this is encoded by the coding sequence TTGAAAGTTGAAGCGATGATGAATCGTAAAGTGGTTACTGTATCAGAAAAAGCTACAATTGAAGAAGGTAAACAACAAATGAAACAACATCGCATTCGCCACCTTCCAGTTGTGGATGACGATCTTAAGCTAATCGGAATCGTCTCCGACCGCGACCTGATCGAGTGGAAGAACACAGGAAATGAATCCGATCCTGCTTCTGCACTTATCGAATCGGTAATGACTCGCAACGTGATAACAGCACACCCCCGAGAATTTATTGAGGAGCTATTATCAATTTTTTACGATGAACGAATCGGCTGTATTCCAGTCGTAGAAGATCAACACGTTGTCGGAATCATTACAGAGAGGGACATGCTTTATACGTTGATCCAGTTGACAGGTGCTCACCAGCCTAGTTCACAAATTGAGGTAAGCGTTGATAATATTGCTGGTAAGCTTGCAGAAGTAACAGCTGTGATTAAAAAACATCACGTGAACATTACAAGCGTTCTCGTTTATCCTGGAGAAATAGAATTGACGAAGGTACTCGTACTACGCGTTCAGACGATGAATCCCAAAGTGATCATTGAAAGCTTGCGGGCCGAAGGATACAACGTGTTATGGCCTGCAGTCCCCGGAGAACGACTATGA
- the acsA gene encoding acetate--CoA ligase: MKVEALPVIKGDFNLENYEAAYGSFDWSEVEKNFTWSKTGRVNMAYEAIDRFAETAKKNQVALYFSDAIRDEKYTFKEMKEYSNQAGNLLKDLDVEKGDRVFIFMPRSPELYFVLLGALKVGAIVGPLFEAFMEGAVRDRLEDSEASVLVTTPELLDRVPVSELPALKHVVLVSENVEEDDVYADYYSRMEKASKHLDIEWMDREDGMILHYTSGSTGKPKGVLHVHNSMIQHYQTGKWVLDMKDDDVYWCTADPGWVTGTSYGIFAPWLNGVSNVIRGGRFSPEDWYSTIEKYGVTIWYSAPTAFRMLMGAGEEVVKRFDLSCLRHVLSVGEPLNPEVVRWGSRVFDRRIHDNWWMTETGAQIISNYPSMEIKPGSMGKPFPGIEAAIVDDQGNEVPPYRMGNLAIKKGWPSMMRAIWNRPEKYESYFSIGDWYISGDSAYMDEDGYFWFQGRIDDVIMTSGERVGPFEVESKLVEHPAIAEAGVIGKPDPVRGEIIKAFISLRTGYEVSDELKEEIRTFVKKGLAAHAAPREIEFKDKLPKTRSGKIMRRVLKAWELDLPTGDLSTMED, translated from the coding sequence ATGAAAGTAGAAGCGCTTCCGGTTATTAAAGGTGATTTTAACCTGGAAAATTATGAGGCTGCCTATGGATCGTTTGACTGGTCAGAGGTAGAGAAGAATTTCACTTGGTCTAAAACGGGTCGGGTCAATATGGCGTATGAAGCGATTGACCGGTTTGCAGAGACTGCAAAAAAGAATCAGGTTGCTCTTTATTTCTCCGATGCCATACGTGATGAAAAGTATACATTCAAAGAAATGAAAGAGTATTCGAACCAGGCAGGAAATCTACTAAAAGACTTAGATGTTGAAAAAGGGGATCGTGTATTTATTTTCATGCCTCGTTCTCCAGAATTGTACTTTGTATTGCTTGGTGCACTAAAGGTAGGAGCGATCGTTGGTCCTCTTTTTGAAGCGTTCATGGAAGGGGCCGTTCGTGATCGACTGGAGGACAGTGAAGCAAGCGTCCTTGTTACGACTCCAGAATTGCTTGACCGTGTACCTGTCTCGGAATTACCTGCACTAAAACACGTTGTACTCGTAAGTGAAAATGTAGAAGAGGACGACGTTTATGCAGATTATTACAGCAGGATGGAGAAGGCAAGTAAACATCTTGATATTGAATGGATGGATCGTGAGGATGGAATGATTCTTCATTATACTTCTGGATCGACTGGGAAACCAAAAGGAGTTCTCCATGTCCATAATTCTATGATCCAGCATTATCAAACTGGTAAATGGGTACTCGACATGAAGGATGATGATGTGTATTGGTGTACGGCTGATCCTGGTTGGGTTACCGGAACATCATACGGAATATTTGCGCCATGGTTAAACGGAGTATCGAATGTAATCCGCGGTGGCCGTTTTAGTCCAGAGGATTGGTATTCAACGATCGAGAAATACGGTGTTACAATATGGTACAGCGCTCCGACTGCGTTCCGTATGTTGATGGGAGCTGGCGAAGAGGTTGTGAAGAGATTCGATTTATCCTGTCTTCGTCATGTGCTTAGTGTTGGGGAACCGTTAAATCCAGAGGTCGTACGTTGGGGATCGAGGGTGTTTGATCGACGAATCCATGATAACTGGTGGATGACCGAAACAGGTGCACAGATTATCAGCAATTATCCATCAATGGAAATTAAACCTGGATCGATGGGGAAGCCGTTTCCTGGAATTGAGGCTGCGATTGTTGATGACCAAGGTAATGAAGTTCCGCCGTATCGAATGGGTAACCTTGCAATCAAAAAAGGATGGCCTTCGATGATGCGGGCAATTTGGAATCGACCTGAAAAGTACGAATCCTATTTCTCTATCGGAGATTGGTATATCTCGGGTGACTCCGCATATATGGATGAGGATGGTTACTTCTGGTTCCAGGGCAGGATTGACGATGTGATCATGACCTCTGGGGAACGTGTAGGACCTTTCGAGGTTGAGAGTAAGCTCGTTGAACACCCTGCGATTGCAGAAGCAGGTGTCATCGGTAAACCTGATCCTGTTCGAGGAGAAATCATCAAAGCTTTCATTTCGTTGCGAACGGGTTATGAAGTTAGTGACGAATTGAAGGAAGAAATTCGTACATTTGTGAAAAAAGGACTCGCTGCACATGCAGCACCTAGGGAAATTGAGTTTAAGGATAAGCTTCCAAAAACAAGGAGCGGTAAGATCATGCGCCGTGTCTTGAAGGCCTGGGAGCTTGACCTTCCAACTGGAGACTTATCAACGATGGAAGACTAA
- a CDS encoding GNAT family N-acetyltransferase, producing MKTILKHTKIYNAKTLNTPKGKLILEGPIKATALAGYEFHDHLTAFRPPSEQHKALIEIAGLPEGRIIIARNQSTIVGYVTYVYPDPLERWSQGNMENLLELGAIEIIPEFRNFKVGKNLLNVSMMDDAMEDYIIITTEYYWHWDLKGTGLSVWDYRKVMEKMMNAGGLEWFATDDPEISSHPANCLMARIGKRVDRESIQQFDQLRFQNRFMY from the coding sequence GTGAAAACAATCTTAAAACATACGAAAATTTATAACGCGAAAACACTGAACACACCTAAGGGAAAACTTATACTCGAAGGTCCAATTAAAGCAACCGCTCTTGCCGGGTATGAATTTCATGACCATTTAACTGCATTCCGCCCCCCTTCTGAGCAACATAAAGCTCTTATTGAAATTGCGGGATTACCAGAAGGAAGAATTATTATAGCAAGAAACCAGTCAACGATTGTTGGATACGTAACCTATGTATATCCCGACCCACTGGAACGCTGGTCTCAAGGAAATATGGAGAACCTTCTTGAATTAGGTGCAATTGAAATCATTCCTGAATTCAGAAACTTTAAAGTTGGTAAGAATTTATTGAACGTATCAATGATGGATGATGCAATGGAAGACTATATAATCATAACTACTGAATATTACTGGCATTGGGATTTAAAAGGAACCGGTCTTTCAGTTTGGGATTATCGTAAAGTAATGGAAAAAATGATGAACGCAGGCGGTTTGGAATGGTTTGCAACAGATGATCCGGAAATTAGTTCACATCCGGCAAACTGTTTAATGGCCAGAATCGGAAAACGGGTCGATCGTGAATCAATACAGCAGTTTGATCAGCTCCGTTTTCAGAACCGTTTTATGTATTAA
- a CDS encoding YtxH domain-containing protein gives MTTQQTDKKESSSIDTKDFLIGSLIGGIVGAATALLLAPKSGKELRTDLNEQAIVIKDKSNEVATLAKEKSSTLAQNVNDQTNQAASRVKDFSTNVRDDFNKWKNKDTDLNELEEEYNDGKADAIEDAMQTANEELNTIEPNLGQKHQPSETK, from the coding sequence ATGACTACTCAACAGACAGATAAAAAAGAGTCATCATCAATCGATACGAAGGATTTTCTGATCGGGTCACTTATAGGTGGAATCGTTGGTGCAGCGACCGCTCTTTTGCTTGCTCCTAAATCAGGGAAAGAACTTCGAACCGATTTGAATGAACAAGCCATCGTTATTAAGGATAAAAGTAATGAGGTTGCGACGCTTGCAAAAGAAAAGTCATCAACTCTTGCACAGAATGTCAACGATCAAACCAATCAAGCAGCATCACGTGTGAAGGATTTTTCGACGAATGTACGGGATGATTTTAACAAGTGGAAAAACAAAGACACGGACTTAAACGAATTAGAAGAAGAATACAATGACGGAAAAGCTGATGCAATAGAAGACGCAATGCAAACTGCGAACGAGGAACTCAATACGATTGAACCCAACCTTGGACAAAAACATCAGCCATCTGAGACAAAATAA